One window from the genome of Pedobacter schmidteae encodes:
- a CDS encoding RagB/SusD family nutrient uptake outer membrane protein has protein sequence MKNAYIKLLALILMTAPIVACKKQLNIMPTDKQVDGNLILDTKSALTVLNGVYYRFADAGADNNEVPSIKWNQTHEALPSQLSGLLINSSGEDGFGNFSFDKTNYAVALKWNYGYNLVNSANGFLKNVEPVTSIPEATKRQMKAEAHFLRAFANADLLFYFGQYYNVNSKFGIIVRNEFVNSENLNLPRSSVAESYAAILADLDAAIPDLPRTNTKLYYTNAATAKLLKARVLINRGAAGDYAQVVALTKDVIDNGPFELEANTKDIFLSKGFNSEEVMLGLQPFPTENYKYQTNQYYTQFPASPAMVTLMTNDPRASWTYKPIVKRGAPLNQLTKYYSGDPTNISLTPLSIYSYAFRLSEAYLLQAEAITLIGGDLSPARTLLKTVMAHAGISDFENVDKAITPDALHVLIVKEVMKNFVSENGLDWLALRRLPFLTVQGLRPEIKSINSFILPIPDNEIKANGKAEQNPGY, from the coding sequence ATGAAAAATGCATATATAAAATTACTGGCCCTGATACTGATGACAGCCCCAATAGTGGCCTGTAAAAAACAGTTAAATATCATGCCCACAGATAAGCAGGTAGATGGAAACCTTATCCTGGACACTAAGAGTGCGCTTACCGTATTAAATGGCGTTTATTACCGCTTTGCAGATGCCGGTGCCGATAACAACGAGGTTCCTTCTATCAAATGGAACCAGACACATGAGGCCCTTCCATCACAACTTTCCGGATTATTGATTAACTCCTCTGGTGAAGATGGATTTGGCAACTTCAGTTTTGATAAAACCAACTATGCTGTGGCCCTTAAGTGGAATTACGGCTATAATCTGGTCAATTCGGCTAATGGTTTCCTTAAAAATGTAGAACCTGTAACCAGCATTCCCGAAGCCACAAAAAGACAAATGAAGGCTGAAGCGCATTTTTTGAGGGCTTTTGCAAATGCCGATCTCTTGTTTTATTTTGGGCAGTATTACAATGTCAACAGCAAATTTGGCATCATAGTACGAAATGAGTTTGTGAACTCAGAAAACCTCAATTTACCCAGATCAAGTGTTGCAGAAAGTTATGCCGCCATCCTGGCCGACCTGGACGCAGCTATTCCCGATCTGCCACGTACAAATACAAAACTATATTACACCAATGCCGCTACAGCCAAATTACTAAAAGCAAGGGTATTGATTAACCGGGGCGCCGCAGGCGACTATGCACAAGTAGTTGCCCTTACTAAAGATGTAATTGACAACGGTCCCTTCGAATTAGAGGCCAACACCAAAGACATCTTTTTAAGCAAAGGCTTTAACAGCGAGGAAGTGATGCTGGGTTTGCAGCCTTTTCCAACAGAGAATTATAAATATCAAACAAACCAATATTACACGCAATTTCCCGCCTCCCCAGCTATGGTGACCCTAATGACAAACGATCCTCGAGCCAGCTGGACATACAAACCGATAGTGAAGCGAGGCGCCCCTTTAAATCAGCTAACCAAATACTATAGCGGCGATCCGACAAATATCAGTCTCACACCACTTTCCATTTACTCCTATGCCTTCCGTTTATCTGAAGCTTATTTACTACAAGCCGAAGCCATCACACTGATTGGAGGAGATCTTAGTCCAGCCAGAACTTTGCTAAAAACGGTAATGGCCCATGCCGGAATTTCCGATTTTGAAAATGTTGATAAGGCGATTACACCTGATGCGTTGCATGTGCTGATTGTAAAGGAAGTGATGAAAAACTTCGTTTCCGAAAATGGGTTAGATTGGTTGGCCCTACGTCGATTGCCCTTTTTAACAGTACAGGGGCTGAGACCGGAAATCAAATCTATCAATTCTTTCATTTTACCGATACCTGATAACGAAATCAAAGCCAATGGCAAGGCCGAACAAAACCCTGGTTATTAA
- a CDS encoding TonB-dependent receptor — translation MYKIYTKSVCSPKDRLCKLMEVMKPQFPSATHHHTAKRKLILVMKLAIILMIGTVLQVSAAGFAQKVTYAQKNATLERVFSEIKKQTGYRVLYSDYILNDATVVDVNFKQTPLDEVLTTLLKGKALTYMIESNKSIVLKEKETSFLDRVNRYFAAVNIKGRVLDANGTPLPSVSVRIKNTNNVVVTSADGRFSITVPDEKTILVFSYVGYVTREITASQNMTVVMQEEKNLLNDLVVVGYGSSKKKDLTGSISTIEAKDIQNVPFATFDNALAGKAAGVQVTKADGAPGGAVRIRIRGSSSLLGGNDPLYIIDGVPVQVKSNFINTGFDVGSPVGNDINNAGGVNAGLSASFVNGLNGLGGLNIDDIESISILKDASSTAIYGSKAANGVVIVTTKRGKKDMKPQITAGYYSTVTTPITPRVLSGDEYRLLLTEAAKNVYAERTAVNDPIPPYINTIVNNPSAYFNNGNTNWIKEVTRNTLSHNADLAIQGGGAASKYYSSISYNSTPGVVKSSDYQRISGKLNLENEIGKKFRLLTNMIIGYTNQNIGDGAYGQALRSSPDFLPYDATGNPTDFSSVGASYLGFQNPVGLLKATNNAKTLSLLGSLSALYDFNPDLQFKSTVSLNSQNYNQRNYIPSFLSIGNFYGNIDNSGGIGGNSNSRLTNWFVENTLTFTKHINEVHDINILAGTSYETIKNSFFSVTAQGYPDDNVLNNLSSAVTPLYTKGNDPSKPQSYLLSFYLRANYSLLDKYLFTFTGRTDGSSKFGPDNKFGYFPSAAIGWRISKENFLKNEKWIDDIKFRASYGLTGSQNIGDQMYRTLYSPYSYGGSSALIPTQLGNQAIKWESTKATDLGLDISLFNNRMQATVDYYNKKTNGALLALPVAPSSAYGTLLKNTADIKNTGLEVSLQGDLIRNKNFRWNASFNVTWNKSLVTRLDKNADLGQIGSLSGLELGNTTLVEGEPLGLITGYKVTGIIKTKEQLDAYKKDLGMFGDIFYPYLNIGDVMYDLDYEIYKQYNSAYPKTNEIIARVAPKYYGGFTQGFTYKNLDLQLYFTFSQGGSLLWGDHVSSTQFSGTSNANAVMLKRYNADNLNSDQPRLLLGDGRSPISSMDVFSSSYIKLRTLSFNYRLSKSKWMERAGLINASIFASATNLFTITKYPGNDPETSNDTYSVTGGYFDASVYPTVRTFSLGLKVGF, via the coding sequence ATGTATAAAATTTATACTAAAAGTGTATGTAGTCCTAAGGACCGCCTATGCAAATTAATGGAGGTGATGAAACCACAGTTTCCTTCGGCAACACATCACCATACCGCAAAAAGAAAATTGATACTTGTGATGAAATTAGCAATTATTTTGATGATCGGCACGGTGCTACAGGTTAGCGCTGCTGGTTTTGCACAGAAGGTGACGTATGCACAAAAAAATGCCACCCTTGAGCGGGTATTTAGCGAGATAAAAAAGCAAACAGGCTATCGCGTTTTGTATTCAGATTACATTCTGAATGACGCAACTGTGGTAGATGTGAACTTTAAACAGACGCCCCTGGACGAGGTATTGACTACCTTGCTAAAAGGTAAAGCCCTAACCTACATGATAGAAAGCAATAAAAGCATTGTTTTGAAGGAAAAGGAAACCTCCTTTCTGGACCGGGTTAATCGCTATTTTGCAGCAGTCAATATCAAAGGCCGTGTGCTGGATGCAAACGGCACTCCACTCCCATCAGTAAGTGTAAGGATAAAAAACACCAATAATGTGGTAGTCACAAGTGCCGATGGCCGTTTTAGTATTACCGTCCCGGATGAAAAAACCATACTGGTATTCTCTTATGTAGGCTACGTAACACGCGAAATTACAGCCTCACAAAATATGACCGTAGTGATGCAGGAAGAAAAGAATCTGTTAAATGACCTGGTAGTTGTAGGCTACGGTAGCAGTAAAAAGAAAGACTTAACCGGTTCCATATCTACCATAGAGGCAAAAGATATTCAGAATGTACCTTTTGCTACATTCGATAATGCGTTGGCAGGCAAAGCCGCAGGTGTGCAGGTGACCAAAGCTGATGGTGCACCAGGTGGTGCGGTAAGGATCAGAATCAGAGGATCCAGTTCTTTACTTGGCGGCAATGATCCCTTATACATCATTGATGGCGTGCCTGTACAGGTGAAAAGTAATTTCATTAATACCGGCTTTGACGTAGGAAGCCCTGTAGGAAATGACATCAATAACGCGGGGGGCGTAAATGCCGGCCTCTCTGCATCCTTTGTGAATGGATTAAACGGGCTCGGTGGCTTAAACATTGATGACATCGAATCCATCAGTATTCTAAAAGATGCTTCTTCTACTGCCATTTATGGTTCAAAGGCGGCAAATGGCGTAGTGATTGTAACCACCAAACGAGGTAAAAAAGATATGAAACCTCAAATTACAGCGGGTTATTACAGCACTGTTACCACACCAATTACCCCAAGAGTACTAAGTGGCGATGAATACAGGTTGTTATTAACGGAGGCGGCCAAAAATGTATACGCCGAACGTACAGCAGTTAACGATCCTATTCCTCCCTACATCAATACCATTGTAAATAATCCATCTGCCTATTTTAACAACGGGAACACCAATTGGATTAAAGAAGTAACCAGAAATACGCTGTCCCACAATGCCGATCTGGCTATACAAGGTGGCGGTGCGGCAAGCAAGTATTATAGCTCTATATCTTACAATAGCACCCCTGGCGTGGTAAAAAGCAGCGACTACCAAAGAATATCAGGTAAACTGAACCTTGAAAATGAAATAGGAAAGAAATTCAGATTACTGACCAATATGATCATCGGTTATACCAATCAGAATATTGGGGATGGTGCGTATGGACAAGCCTTAAGATCAAGTCCCGATTTTTTACCTTATGATGCCACAGGAAATCCTACTGATTTTTCAAGCGTGGGTGCCTCCTACCTGGGCTTTCAAAACCCTGTTGGCCTGCTAAAGGCAACCAATAATGCCAAAACACTTAGCTTATTGGGCTCCCTTTCGGCCTTATACGATTTCAATCCTGATTTGCAGTTCAAAAGTACAGTCTCCTTAAACTCACAGAATTATAACCAGAGAAATTACATTCCAAGTTTTTTGAGCATCGGTAATTTCTACGGGAATATAGACAACAGTGGCGGTATAGGTGGCAATTCCAACAGTCGCTTAACCAACTGGTTTGTAGAGAATACCCTTACCTTTACCAAACATATCAATGAGGTACATGATATCAACATTTTGGCCGGAACCTCTTATGAAACCATTAAAAACAGCTTCTTTAGTGTAACCGCTCAGGGATATCCGGACGACAATGTTTTAAATAACCTTTCTTCGGCCGTTACCCCACTCTACACCAAAGGAAATGATCCTTCCAAGCCGCAAAGCTACTTGCTTTCCTTCTATCTTAGGGCCAACTATAGCTTGCTGGATAAGTACCTGTTTACATTTACAGGACGTACGGATGGTTCCTCCAAATTTGGTCCCGACAATAAATTTGGTTACTTCCCTTCGGCAGCCATCGGATGGCGGATTTCAAAAGAAAACTTTCTTAAAAACGAAAAATGGATAGATGACATCAAGTTCAGAGCAAGTTACGGATTAACAGGTAGCCAAAACATTGGCGATCAGATGTACCGCACGTTGTATAGCCCTTATTCCTACGGTGGCAGCAGTGCGCTTATTCCTACACAACTGGGCAACCAGGCCATCAAATGGGAAAGTACAAAAGCTACAGATTTAGGCCTGGACATCTCTTTGTTTAACAATAGGATGCAGGCTACTGTAGATTACTACAACAAAAAAACCAATGGTGCTTTGCTGGCCCTGCCTGTTGCACCAAGTAGCGCTTACGGCACCTTGTTGAAAAACACAGCCGATATTAAAAATACCGGGCTGGAAGTTTCTTTGCAGGGCGATTTGATCCGCAACAAAAACTTCAGGTGGAATGCTTCATTTAATGTAACCTGGAACAAATCGCTGGTAACCAGACTGGATAAAAATGCAGACCTGGGGCAAATAGGAAGTTTAAGCGGATTGGAACTGGGCAATACCACTCTTGTTGAAGGTGAACCCCTGGGCTTGATTACCGGCTATAAGGTAACAGGCATTATTAAAACAAAGGAACAACTTGATGCCTATAAAAAGGACCTGGGTATGTTTGGTGATATATTTTATCCCTACCTGAATATCGGGGATGTCATGTACGACCTGGATTATGAAATCTATAAACAATACAATAGTGCCTATCCAAAAACTAATGAGATTATTGCCCGCGTTGCGCCAAAATACTACGGCGGTTTCACCCAGGGTTTTACCTATAAAAATTTAGACTTGCAATTGTATTTCACTTTCTCGCAAGGCGGAAGTCTGTTGTGGGGAGACCATGTATCCAGCACACAATTTTCGGGCACTTCCAATGCAAATGCCGTTATGCTGAAAAGGTATAATGCCGATAATCTGAATAGCGATCAACCCCGCTTACTACTTGGAGATGGTAGGTCGCCCATATCTAGTATGGATGTTTTCAGTTCTTCTTATATCAAATTAAGAACATTGAGCTTCAATTACCGACTCAGTAAAAGCAAGTGGATGGAACGCGCCGGGCTGATCAATGCTTCAATATTTGCATCAGCAACAAACCTGTTTACCATCACAAAGTACCCGGGCAACGACCCCGAGACTTCAAACGATACCTATAGTGTAACCGGCGGATATTTTGACGCCAGCGTTTACCCAACCGTAAGAACATTCTCATTGGGATTAAAAGTTGGATTTTAA
- a CDS encoding FecR family protein, translating into MTKEQFQELIRKISDGEATDQEIGLYNRYYHLYQQAGESWDETEMGSQQVIGAKLQARIKQHLSPIAVIPLWRKTKTIAAAIAFVVLSSTLFFMLKKPTTYLNQISKNGADIAPGTNKAILTLSSGQKITVTDSLNGQLASENGITVSKTAEGLLVYKIAENVRKLSPEKYNTIETPKGGKYQIILPDGTKIWLNAASTLKYPASFSNYNERRVELSGEAYFEVTKNKAHPFIVKTERQEVEVLGTHFNVNSYKDEPDTKTTLLEGSVKVNALGIRTKIPAVVIKPGEQALASGNNIYVKTVDVTQAIDWKNDEFVFKNESLASIMRKVSRWYDVEVEFIGGKAAKETFSGSLSRQNTVSEVLKTLELTDRVHFEIDGRKIIVSN; encoded by the coding sequence ATGACGAAGGAACAATTTCAGGAACTGATTAGAAAAATAAGTGACGGTGAAGCAACTGATCAGGAAATAGGTTTATACAACAGATACTACCATTTGTACCAACAGGCAGGCGAATCGTGGGACGAGACAGAAATGGGTTCGCAACAAGTGATTGGCGCGAAATTACAGGCCCGGATCAAACAACATCTTTCACCGATAGCTGTTATCCCTCTATGGCGAAAAACAAAGACAATAGCGGCAGCAATAGCATTTGTAGTGCTAAGCAGTACTTTGTTCTTTATGCTTAAGAAACCTACCACCTATTTGAACCAGATTTCAAAAAACGGAGCCGATATTGCGCCAGGTACCAATAAAGCCATACTTACACTTTCCAGCGGTCAAAAAATTACCGTTACCGATAGTTTAAATGGCCAGCTGGCCTCAGAAAATGGAATAACGGTTTCAAAAACGGCCGAAGGCCTGCTGGTTTATAAAATTGCCGAGAACGTAAGAAAACTAAGTCCTGAAAAATACAATACAATAGAAACTCCAAAAGGTGGAAAATATCAGATAATTTTACCTGATGGAACAAAGATCTGGTTAAATGCTGCATCCACTTTAAAATATCCGGCAAGTTTTTCAAATTATAATGAACGACGAGTGGAACTAAGTGGCGAAGCTTATTTTGAAGTAACAAAAAATAAAGCTCATCCTTTTATTGTTAAGACTGAAAGACAAGAAGTTGAAGTATTGGGTACCCATTTTAATGTGAACAGTTATAAAGATGAACCTGATACCAAGACTACCCTACTGGAAGGAAGCGTGAAGGTCAACGCCCTGGGAATACGTACCAAAATACCTGCTGTAGTAATTAAACCAGGAGAACAGGCTTTGGCCTCGGGAAACAATATTTATGTAAAAACAGTAGATGTAACACAGGCCATAGACTGGAAAAACGATGAATTCGTTTTTAAAAATGAAAGCTTGGCTTCAATAATGAGAAAAGTAAGCCGATGGTATGATGTAGAAGTCGAATTTATAGGCGGTAAAGCTGCCAAAGAGACCTTCAGCGGTAGTCTTTCCCGACAAAATACCGTATCCGAAGTTTTAAAAACCCTTGAACTAACCGACAGGGTGCATTTTGAAATTGACGGCCGGAAAATTATAGTAAGCAACTAA
- a CDS encoding RNA polymerase sigma-70 factor has protein sequence MKLYSALSDAELAALIGTDAAAYDEIYERYWPVLYRAAFNVLKDEDACLDVIQEVFIWFWEHRTSITVNSVKAYLLVAVKYKVANYIRNGKVRASFYERIPKIEVEDDFPDQALEIKELKAMINNFIYTLPERCQEVFQLSRIDNLSNKEIAMKLGITEKTVENQINKALKKLKPQFGKSTFLLTLLI, from the coding sequence ATGAAATTGTACAGTGCGCTAAGTGATGCCGAATTGGCTGCTTTAATTGGGACAGATGCTGCTGCATATGACGAGATATATGAGCGTTACTGGCCTGTGTTGTATCGTGCAGCTTTTAACGTGTTAAAGGATGAAGATGCCTGTCTGGATGTTATCCAGGAAGTGTTTATCTGGTTTTGGGAGCATAGAACCTCAATTACTGTAAATTCTGTCAAAGCCTACTTACTGGTTGCTGTTAAGTACAAAGTAGCCAATTATATCCGCAACGGAAAAGTGCGGGCGTCATTTTATGAACGAATCCCAAAAATTGAGGTTGAAGACGATTTTCCAGATCAGGCTTTGGAAATCAAAGAGCTTAAAGCAATGATCAACAATTTCATTTATACACTCCCTGAGCGTTGCCAGGAAGTTTTTCAGTTAAGTCGGATCGATAACTTAAGTAACAAAGAGATCGCTATGAAACTTGGAATTACCGAAAAAACCGTTGAAAACCAAATCAATAAAGCTTTAAAAAAACTAAAACCCCAATTCGGAAAATCAACTTTTTTATTAACGCTTCTGATTTAA
- a CDS encoding TonB-dependent receptor, which produces MTRHLLTAFLLFFSTSLFAQQTGSVKGRITTADGRVASSVSVKLKETNLGAITDEDGAYHIRKVPAGNYTLVVSAVGLYPKEKQINVTVKAAVIADFSLNENQSQLADVQISTGRKKFKVDKVSPSLRLQSPLIEVPQNIKVVTNQLIADQMVFDMVDGLTRNVSGTTRTGHWDAQYANISTRGTTIPAFRNGMNMKMPWGPLADDASTIERIEFVKGPSGFMMANGEPGGIYNIVTKKPTGENRSSVTLSGGGYNLGRAAVDLDGKLTKDGRLLYRLNLAAQSKGSFNKYNFSDRYIFAPVISYQVDSNTLITAEYTHQAVKAQALGSYSFSPVGFKDVPPSFFLGDPALEPSKLYDHNLTLYFNHKLDNTWKINGQVAYVKYGLNGGSMWLKTLAKNGDMIRYYNLSEELAINKNVQMSIMGDVATGPVIHRLLGGVDMGNLKTWGDFTSGPQDIRTQVTKDSPNGIFNIYRPVYGIPAANIPIFDRTKTLQERSGANSYATNLTYTGVYIQDELRLLEEKLRITLAGRFTHAVTVGKTDATQISDNVFSPRFGISYSIMKDFSAYGLYDQSFLPVAGQNYLGEAFKPIRGNNVEFGLKKDWLDGKWNATIAAYKITKSNVLTADLDQSHIDASAILNGGNPVANLQIQLGEVKSKGIEIDIAGEIVKDLNVVLNYALTDARVSKDANPTLIGRHVANSVKHNTNGWLSYRIRNENTFLNGLGFTGGYQVQLGRHAGSSAAPLDLPNYIRFDAGVSYEKGKITLSALVNNLLDRRLLTQGSYTKLATETATATSYYTYIYDMPRNARVSLTYRFK; this is translated from the coding sequence ATGACAAGACATTTACTCACTGCTTTTTTACTTTTTTTCAGTACTAGTTTGTTTGCACAACAAACTGGGAGTGTGAAAGGGCGGATTACCACAGCCGATGGCAGGGTTGCCAGCAGCGTGTCTGTAAAATTAAAGGAAACGAATTTAGGTGCCATTACGGATGAAGATGGAGCCTATCATATTCGTAAAGTACCAGCAGGGAATTACACTTTGGTGGTTTCGGCTGTGGGATTATACCCAAAAGAAAAACAAATTAATGTAACTGTTAAAGCAGCAGTTATAGCCGATTTTTCTCTAAATGAGAACCAGTCACAATTGGCCGATGTACAGATTTCTACAGGCAGAAAGAAATTTAAAGTCGATAAAGTATCTCCATCTTTGAGATTACAATCGCCACTGATTGAGGTGCCACAGAACATTAAGGTAGTGACCAACCAGTTAATTGCCGATCAGATGGTATTTGATATGGTGGACGGATTAACCAGAAACGTGAGTGGTACAACGAGAACGGGGCACTGGGATGCACAATATGCAAACATTTCTACCAGGGGTACCACTATTCCGGCATTTCGTAATGGTATGAACATGAAGATGCCATGGGGGCCACTTGCCGATGATGCATCGACAATTGAACGCATTGAGTTTGTAAAAGGGCCTTCGGGTTTTATGATGGCCAATGGCGAACCTGGTGGGATCTATAATATTGTAACCAAAAAGCCTACTGGCGAAAATCGCAGTTCGGTAACTTTGAGTGGTGGTGGATATAACCTGGGGCGGGCTGCAGTTGACTTGGATGGTAAGCTGACCAAAGATGGGCGATTATTGTACCGTTTAAATTTAGCAGCACAGTCTAAAGGCAGTTTCAATAAGTACAATTTCAGCGACAGATATATTTTTGCTCCTGTGATCAGCTATCAGGTTGATAGCAATACACTGATTACAGCGGAATATACACATCAGGCTGTTAAGGCGCAGGCGCTTGGTAGTTACAGCTTTTCTCCGGTAGGCTTTAAAGATGTTCCTCCTAGTTTTTTTCTTGGTGATCCTGCATTGGAACCAAGTAAATTGTACGACCACAATCTAACTTTGTATTTTAACCATAAACTAGACAATACCTGGAAGATAAACGGACAAGTAGCTTATGTAAAGTATGGTTTGAACGGAGGTTCGATGTGGCTGAAAACACTTGCTAAGAACGGTGATATGATTAGGTATTATAACCTGAGTGAAGAATTGGCAATCAATAAAAATGTGCAAATGAGCATTATGGGAGATGTTGCTACAGGTCCTGTGATTCATCGACTTTTGGGAGGAGTAGATATGGGGAACTTGAAAACCTGGGGCGATTTTACTTCTGGCCCGCAGGACATCAGAACTCAGGTTACCAAGGATAGTCCGAATGGAATCTTTAACATATATCGTCCTGTTTATGGTATTCCAGCAGCAAATATTCCTATTTTTGATAGAACGAAAACGCTTCAGGAACGTTCAGGAGCAAATTCATATGCAACAAATCTGACTTATACAGGAGTTTATATTCAGGATGAACTACGTTTGCTGGAAGAAAAATTACGTATAACGCTGGCGGGCCGCTTTACACATGCGGTAACTGTTGGCAAAACTGATGCTACGCAGATTTCTGATAATGTTTTCAGTCCCCGTTTTGGTATAAGTTATTCCATAATGAAAGATTTCTCTGCCTATGGATTGTATGACCAAAGCTTTCTACCGGTTGCAGGACAGAATTATCTCGGAGAAGCATTTAAGCCCATTAGAGGTAACAATGTTGAGTTTGGCCTTAAAAAAGACTGGCTTGATGGGAAATGGAATGCTACTATTGCAGCTTATAAAATTACAAAAAGCAATGTGCTAACGGCTGATTTAGATCAGTCACACATTGATGCAAGTGCTATTTTAAATGGCGGAAATCCGGTGGCCAATTTACAGATTCAATTAGGTGAAGTAAAATCAAAAGGTATTGAAATAGATATTGCAGGTGAGATTGTGAAAGATCTTAATGTGGTATTGAACTATGCACTTACCGATGCCAGGGTAAGTAAAGATGCGAATCCAACACTCATTGGAAGACATGTGGCCAATTCAGTAAAACATAATACCAATGGCTGGTTGTCTTATCGGATTAGAAATGAAAATACATTCCTGAACGGTCTCGGTTTTACTGGAGGTTATCAGGTACAATTGGGAAGACATGCTGGTTCATCAGCTGCACCACTCGATTTGCCTAATTATATTCGTTTTGATGCAGGAGTGTCTTACGAAAAAGGTAAAATTACGTTATCGGCATTGGTGAACAATTTGCTTGATCGCAGATTATTGACTCAGGGTTCTTACACCAAGCTAGCTACTGAAACTGCGACTGCTACATCTTATTATACCTATATCTATGATATGCCTAGAAACGCAAGGGTTTCTTTAACCTACCGTTTCAAATAG
- a CDS encoding PepSY domain-containing protein has translation MVPGNKNTQGKKKSKDSVFTRVNKWLHLWLGLVSGVIVLIVCLTGCIWVFNEEINNLLEPETKVERQEKPVITPAQLSAIVARDYPDKLPSYATYRQGRTINLNLKDKVESKEKGKRGGRRGGGTTLKINPYTGEIVAKEVRKKGETDFFRFILNGHRFLWMPYEIGRPIVNYGTMIFVVLLITGLIWWYPKKWNKSTTDKSFKIKWGASFKRVNLDLHNVLGFYSLLFLLAIALTGMVYGIKWYSEGLYWVTSGGDQLAEYKRLESDSLQAKKFYTPEKAMDLAWNKVIARHPKSEGFYYNFPDTSEAKATIGITVYPTAGQFYNSKGYTFDQHTLQELKREDPYSVDYAQANAAVKLRKMNYDIHVGSILGFPGKVLAFLAALIGASLPITGFLIWYGRKFKKKKTAKKDVPAKEIKKNPKMEAEEV, from the coding sequence ATGGTACCAGGAAATAAAAACACACAAGGAAAAAAGAAAAGTAAGGATTCGGTCTTTACCCGTGTAAATAAATGGCTTCACCTTTGGTTGGGATTGGTTTCTGGTGTCATTGTGCTGATTGTTTGTTTAACAGGCTGTATTTGGGTGTTTAACGAAGAGATTAACAACTTGCTGGAACCCGAAACAAAGGTGGAAAGACAGGAAAAACCAGTCATTACTCCGGCGCAGTTATCAGCTATTGTTGCCCGTGACTATCCCGATAAATTACCTTCTTATGCCACTTACCGACAAGGACGTACCATAAACCTCAACTTAAAGGATAAAGTTGAAAGCAAGGAAAAAGGAAAGCGTGGAGGCAGAAGAGGGGGCGGTACTACCCTTAAAATTAATCCATATACTGGTGAAATTGTAGCTAAGGAAGTGCGAAAAAAGGGAGAAACTGACTTCTTTAGGTTTATTTTAAATGGGCATCGTTTTTTGTGGATGCCTTATGAAATTGGCAGACCGATTGTAAATTATGGAACCATGATTTTTGTGGTGCTGCTCATTACCGGGTTGATCTGGTGGTATCCAAAAAAATGGAATAAATCGACCACTGATAAAAGCTTTAAAATTAAATGGGGTGCTTCTTTTAAAAGGGTAAATCTTGATTTGCATAATGTGCTGGGCTTTTATTCGCTATTGTTTTTACTGGCTATTGCGCTTACCGGAATGGTGTATGGTATAAAATGGTATAGCGAAGGCTTGTATTGGGTAACCTCCGGAGGAGATCAGTTGGCCGAATACAAGCGTTTGGAGTCGGATTCGTTGCAAGCTAAGAAGTTTTATACTCCCGAAAAAGCTATGGATCTGGCTTGGAATAAAGTGATTGCCAGACATCCAAAATCGGAGGGCTTTTATTACAACTTCCCGGATACCTCTGAAGCCAAAGCAACCATTGGCATAACGGTATACCCAACCGCCGGACAGTTTTACAATAGTAAAGGTTATACTTTTGACCAACATACACTGCAGGAACTGAAAAGGGAAGATCCTTATTCAGTTGATTATGCCCAGGCAAATGCCGCCGTGAAATTACGGAAGATGAACTATGATATTCATGTTGGCAGTATTTTAGGCTTTCCCGGCAAGGTATTGGCTTTTCTGGCGGCTTTAATTGGTGCCAGTCTGCCCATTACCGGTTTTCTGATCTGGTATGGCCGAAAGTTTAAAAAGAAAAAAACAGCCAAAAAGGATGTACCTGCTAAAGAAATTAAGAAGAACCCAAAAATGGAGGCTGAAGAAGTTTAA